Proteins found in one Aspergillus chevalieri M1 DNA, chromosome 2, nearly complete sequence genomic segment:
- a CDS encoding ChAPs family protein (BUSCO:EOG0926142Y;~COG:S;~EggNog:ENOG410PFA8;~InterPro:IPR015374,IPR011990;~PFAM:PF09295;~go_function: GO:0005515 - protein binding [Evidence IEA]) gives MVAPAVPEIYEEDDIYAAVDARTETLQNLRELGPPDLVYLVKQPKASGSRQTEQTGVYHHVTGIDASSSASLAAYVNTLTFSPLDKTHKVVSGIYCCYNAFSHLDMRVEVKIPGSLESYCIDERGDKRVATDALWLETFLCGVLRAYAYADDGGGDAIRRIVGVRRFNPVTNTEMEHKFLDAAERLFFMGRQLSSDPETQVPNTVSNHLTTGLLKYIQTTGRYTSGINLFEKLRTRDVEVSSLLSRVLLMADEEVRAVRLMYDALQDVPMDYSLLDCQASFCQKKGEGEMALECAKRAVTAAPSEFSTWAQLAEVYVNLEQWDLALLTLNSCPMFTYQDRDTPRMPQPSRIMLPILAESILDEIDEGQPRQGDPHDYVHPSLRKLHAAAYQGTFLKAYNLLTKIAAAIGWDQLLKTRSEVFVMEEEYRVERQHSTSKPPGSVKSNSGDVEMNGNGGHAENSANEENGEHEGNQIERPEHTMASEVVKSGNEDHDPSHSSYTQFKNKRLCERWLDNLFMVLYEDLRIYTIWRTEMAQYRQQSMEYKKSATEWEILGELAERLHHFEEGIEAYQHCLAIRFSPKAMRGALKLHEAKNNTRGMLNSLIRLIAWQYRWYSEFSPELLYLIRKLIEDEGAVKVRSIVQATNLPQPVLDLTHQYCQLCATFRSSGSDF, from the exons ATGGTTGCGCCAGCTGTCCCCGA GATttatgaggaagatgacaTCTACGCCGCTGTCGATGCGCGTACAGAGACGCTACAGAACCTGCGAGAATTAGGGCCCCCAGACCTAGTTTACTTGGTGAAGCAGCCGAAGGCCAGCGGGAGTCGCCAGACGGAA CAAACCGGCGTTTACCACCATGTGACCGGAATCGATGCCTCGTCCTCCGCCAGCTTAGCGGCCTATGTAAATACGTTGACCTTCTCTCCCCTCGACAAGACGCACAAGGTGGTTTCTGGGATCTACTG TTGTTATAATGCCTTCTCCCACCTGGACATGCGAGTCGAAGTCAAGATCCCCGGAAGTCTCGAGAGCTACTGCATCGATGAACGCGGAGACAAACGTGTTGCTACGGACGCACTTTGGTTAGAGACTTTCTTGTGTGGTGTCCTGAGGGCATATGCTTATGCGGACGATGGAGGTGGAGATGCGATTCGGAGGATTGTTGGTGTCCGTCGATTCAACCCAGTCACGAATACGGAGATGGAACACAAATTCTTGGATGCTGCGGAGAGACTCTTCTTCATGG GGAGGCAGTTGAGTTCCGATCCCGAAACGCAGGTCCCCAATACCGTCAGCAACCACCTTACGACGGGTCTCTTGAAATATATTCAAACCACCGGTCGCTACACATCAGGTATTAATCTGTTTGAAAAACTCCGCACACGGGACGTAGAAGTTTCGTCGCTGCTGTCCCGGGTTTTGTTAATGGCAGACGAGGAAGTCCGGGCAGTACGTTTAATGTACGATGCTCTGCAAGATGTCCCCATGGACTATTCCCTTCTCGATTGCCAGGCTTCATTCTGTCAGAAAAAGGGAGAAGGGGAGATGGCTTTGGAATGCGCCAAGCGCGCCGTGACAGCTGCTCCTAGCGAATTCAGCACCTGGGCTCAGCTGGCAGAGGTCTACGTGAATCTCGAACAATGGGACCTGGCGCTCTTGACCTTGAACTCCTGTCCCATGTTCACGTACCAAGACCGTGATACACCTCGGATGCCGCAACCAAGTCGCATCATGCTTCCAATCCTCGCCGAGAGCATTTTGGACGAAATCGATGAAGGCCAACCAAGACAAGGTGACCCTCACGACTATGTCCATCCATCGCTTCGCAAACTCCACGCCGCTGCTTATCAGGGAACGTTCTTGAAGGCTTACAATCTTTTGACCAAGATTGCGGCCGCAATCGGCTGGGACCAGTTGCTTAAAACCCGGAGTGAGGTCTTCGTCATGGAAGAGGAGTATCGGGTTGAGCGCCAGCATTCGACATCAAAGCCTCCGGGCAGCGTCAAATCCAATTCTGGGGATGTGGAAATGAATGGCAACGGCGGGCATGCAGAAAACTCTGCAAACGAAGAAAATGGCGAACATGAGGGAAATCAAATCGAGAGACCAGAGCACACAATGGCGTCGGAGGTCGTCAAGTCTGGCAATGAAGAC CACGACCCATCCCACTCAAGCTACACTCAATTCAAAAACAAACGCCTATGCGAGCGCTGGCTCGACAATCTCTTCATGGTTCTTTACGAAGACCTCCGCATCTACACCATCTGGCGCACCGAGATGGCCCAGTACCGTCAACAATCAATGGAGTATAAAAAATCCGCTACCGAATGGGAAATCCTCGGTGAACTGGCTGAACGTCTGCACCACTTTGAGGAGGGAATCGAGGCATACCAGCACTGTCTTGCTATTCGATTTTCTCCCAAGGCCATGCGGGGTGCTCTGAAATTGCACGAGGCGAAGAACAACACGAGGGGAATGCTGAATTCGCTGATTAGGCTTATTGCCTGGCAGTATCGGTGGTATTCAGAG TTCTCCCCCGAACTTCTCTACCTAATCCGCAAACTCATCGAAGACGAAGGCGCCGTCAAAGTACGCAGTATCGTCCAGGCCACGAACCTGCCCCAGCCAGTCCTCGACCTCACACATCAATACTGTCAGCTCTGCGCTACTTTCCGGAGCAGCGGGAGTGACTTCTAA